The following DNA comes from Rhodanobacter sp. AS-Z3.
CGGAACTGGCCCACGGTAATCGCACTGCGGGACATCGCAAAGCCGCTGGCAAGGGTCACCGTGTGTTGCGGCTGCGCAGACTCCACGCCACTGCCCTCGCTGGCACCCATCAGGAAGCTGCCGGTGGGAATCACCACCATCGCCGGGGTCTTGCCAGGCAGGTCGACGTAATGGTCAGTGAAGACCTGACCAGGCCGGTGGCTGGCATACAGGCGTGCGTTGATGATTTGCTCGTCGAGCGCGGCCAGTGCCGGCAGTTTCGGGTCAATGCCGCGGGCCTGCTCGGCCAGCTTGATGGCCAGCGTCACATTGCCGGCATCCAGCGCCGTGTGCGCCTGAGTCAGCACACCGTTGGCGCGCTGCTCGCGCATGTCATCGACGCGCTGGTGCACGTCACGCATCTGTTGCGAGCCGGGGCGGATCAACTGCGCCGCCGCCAGTTCGCGATCGGCACCGGCAAAATCGCTTTGCGCCACCGCAGCCAGTGCACGATCCAGCACCGCCCGCTGCACCTGCAGGATGCCCTGCTCGGCCACCGCATTTTGCGGATCAAGCTGCTGCACCTCGTGATACAGGTCCAGCGCACTGGCGCCGGCGGGCGTGTCGGCCTCACCTTGCCGCAACAGTCCCGCCGCGCGGGCCAGCATCGGCCGTACTTTTTCCAGCGTCTGCAAATTGGCTTCCAGCTGCGCCACCTCAGCTTCGGCATTGGGCAGCGTGCGCAACGCATCCAGCAGCTCGCGGGCCGCATCCACATCGCCCACGGCAATGTCCTGATCAACTTCCGCCACCAGGCGTGCGCGCACGTCGAACAGACCTTGCACCGCGCGCCGACTATCGGGCTTCTGTTTCAACGCTTGTTCGAACAGTGTTGCCGCGCTGTTTTCGCTACCCGCGAGCGCACCCGCATGCAAGGCCTTGGTAGCCCGATCAAGCAAGACTTTCACTGCCGGCGGATCGACGCCCAACTGTTTCGGCAGGTCGGCCTTTTTGCTGTTGCGCGCGGCGATCACTTCAGCCGGCGCCAGGGTCAGCGGCGGCCCCGCGTTGAGTTCACTGATGGCGGCCACGCGTTCCGGCTGCAGGCCGCTGGCTGGCACCAGCGCACCCAGGGTCATCGAACGGCGCGGCGCCTCGGCCGGGTTGACATGGAAGAAGCCCGGGAAAAAGTGATAGGTCAACGCAAATGCAAGCACGGTCACGCCCAACGCACCACCGAGAAAACGCTGACGATTCAGGGTTGCGTTGTTCGGCATGGATGGGCGTCCTTGGCTGCGGCCTGTTATCGTGCGCTGCTCACCATAGGCACAAATTGCCGACAGGGCAATCCGTGTCCGCGCCATTCGTAAGGAGTACCGATGTCATTGCCCGAAACCCCTGCTGCCGACTGGATCGACACCCCCGAGGCACTGCAGGCCTGGCTGGCCACGATACCGGCGGACGCGGCCGTTGGCCTGGACACCGAATTCATGCGGCGCAACACCTTCTATCCGCAACTGGCCCTGCTGCAATTGGGTTGGCAAGGACGTTATGCGCTGATTGATCCGCTCGCCTTCGACATCGGCGCGGCACTGCAGCCACTGCTCGGCGCCGGTCCGGCCGTCACCATCATGCACAGCGCCAGCGAGGATCTTGAAACGCTGTCGCCGTTGCTGCCGGGCGGCCCGCATGCCCTGTTCGACACGCAGATCGCCGCCGCCTTCGTCGGCATGGGTCTGGGCATCAGCTATCGTGCACTGGTCGCCGAACTGGCCGGCGACGATCTGGACAAGGGCGAAACCCGTTCGGACTGGCTGCAGCGCCCGTTGACCGGCTCGCAGTACAGCTATGCCGCGCTGGACGTGGTCTATCTGAAAACCATCCACGAACAACTCAGCGAACGCCTGCAACAACGTGACCGCAGTGCATGGCATGCCGAGGACTGCGCGCGGCTGAAGCAGCGCGCCAGCCACCGCGACGGCGACCCGCAACCGCAACGCGCACTGCGTGGTGCCGCCGAATGGTCGCGCGAACAGCAAGCCCTGCTGCGCCGCCTGCTGCTGTGGCGCGACCGCAGCGCGCGTCGACTCGACGTGCCACGCCCGTGGCTGCTCGACGACAACCTCGCCCTTGAACTGGCCCATCAGCCGCCGGGCAAGCTGGCTGAGCTCGAACAGCGCAGCCGTGGCCAGCGAGCGCTGCGCTCGGCTCAGCGCAACGAGTTGTTCGAGCTAATCACGCCTGCCGTCAGCGCCGAGGAAGTTGCCGCCACCGCACGTATCCCCGCCCATCCCCAAGGCGAGGCGAAGAAAGCGCTGGGCGACATGAAGCAACTGGTCGACAACCGCGCCAGCGAACTCGACCTGCCACCCGGCCTGCTGTGCCCACGCAAGGTGCTGGAAGAATACGTGGTGACTGCCGAGTGGCCCGAATTCCTCGAAGGCTGGCGCCGCGAGGTACTGCACGATGCCCTGCCCGGGCTGCTGCCAGGCTGAGCCAAACACATTGGCTCTTGGCGAACACCCACACACGCTGCTAACATTCGCGGCTTCCGTGGGGCGGTAGCTCAGCTGGGAGAGCGCCACGTTCGCATCGTGGAGGTCGTGGGTTCGATCCCCATCCGCTCCACCACGGATTTACAAAAAAGCCTCCGGTCTCCGGAGGCTTTTTTGTTAGCTGCTCACTTTACAGGCGCACAAACCGCGGAATCACCATCAACACCACGCCGACGACGATCAACCACGCGGCGCCGCTGACGAAATACGGAAAGGCCATCAGCGCGATACCGCAGACCAGCGGCACGATCTCGCGCTGCTTTCTGCCGTAGATGAAGTAGCCCAGCCCGATCGAGCCGAACAGCAAGCCCCACCACAGTGTCGATGTGTTCAAGGCCACCTCGCGGCATGGCGATTGGGTTGATACGGTCGGTGCTGCTGCCGGCGCCTGCTGTGCGCCGGGGTATCGGCGTAGAGTAACGCGGTCTCGTCATACCGGTGAACGCCGTTCGCGTGTCGCCGATCCACCACCGCTCGATCAAGGGGTTGCCATGAAGTCCATTGGACTTGCCGCGTTGGGTTGCTGTTGTCTGCTTGCCTTGCCGTTGCCGTCGCATGCTGCCAGTACGACGCCCTCGTTCCAGCTGAGCGACCTGCAGAAAATCGTGCGGCTCAGCGAGCCGCAGATTTCACCGGATGGCAAACGCATTGCGGTCGTCGTCTCCACGCCGGATTTTAAAACCGACAAGAGCAAGGATGAAATTGATCTGGTCGATGTAACCAGTGGCAAGCGCCGCACGCTGACCTGGCATCGCGAGGATCTCGGCTCGCCGCGCTGGTCACCGGACGGCAGCCAGCTGGCCTTCCTTGCCAAGGACGAAAAGACCAAGGAAGACCAGCTCTACGTGATGCCGATGGATGGCGGCGACGCCCATTGCATCACCGAAGCCAAGCATGGCGTGGACTCCTTCAGCTGGAGCCCGGATGGCACGCAGCTGGCGTTTGTCAGCACCGACGAGCCGGCCAATGCCAAGGCGATCAAGGCGCATGACGATGCGTTCCAGGTCACTGACAATCACTTTCTTGCACGCGCTGCCCTGACCTCATCGCACCTTTGGCTGATTCCCAGTAGCGGCGGCACGGCCAAGCGGCTGACCGAAGGCAGCTTCAGCCTGTCCACCGACCAGCAGGATGGTGCACCGGAACCGGCGTGGAGTCGTGACGGCCACAGCATCGCCTTCACCCGTTTTCCGGGGCCGTATTGGGGACCATCGTTCCACTCGGTGATCGACAGCGTGGATGTGGCTGGCGGTGCGCCACATCCCCTGGTGACGGCGCAGAGCGTGATGGACCCGCGCTACGCACCCACCGGCAAGGCACTGGCCTGGCTGCGCCCGCGTGGTGGCGACCAGAACAACGGCAATGCCGTCTATGTTTCCGTCGACGGCCACCAGCGCGACGTCACTGAAGCACTGGCGCGCAACATCGGCAACTACGCGTGGCTGCCAAATGGCAAGCTGCTGCTGGCCGGCGGCGATGGCACGCATGCGGTGCTGTGGTTGCAGCCGCTGTCGGGCAAAGCCAGCAAGCTCGACCTTGGCGAGGTCGAGGCCGGCGCCGATGTCAGCATCGCGAAAACCGGCGTACTGGCCTTCATCGGCAGCACGGCCAAACACCCGGGCGAGCTGTATGTGATGAATGCGACGAGCGGCAAACCGCGCCAGCTGACCCAGCTCAACGCGTTCATCGATACGCTGGCGCTGGGCCGTACCGAATCGATCGACTGGGACGGCCCGGATGGCTTCCACGAAGATGGCGTGCTGACCTACCCGGTGGGTTATCAGAGCGGGCAGAAGTATCCGCTGGTGCTGGCCATCCACGGCGGCCCGGAAGCCGGCTCGACCGTGCAGTTCTCGCCACTGCCGCAGTTGCTGGCGGCCGCCGGTTTCGTGGTGTTCCAGCCGAACTATCGTGGCAGCACCAATCTGGGTGATGCCTACCAGCATGCGATTTATCGCGATACCGGCGAAGGCCCGGGCAAGGACGTGATGGCGGGCGTCGCCGCGGTGGAGAAGCTGGGCATGGTCGACAGCAACCGGATCGGTGTCAGCGGCTGGTCATACGGTGGCTACATGACCACCTGGTTGAGCGGCCACTACCCGTCCAGATGGAAGGCTGCGGTGGCTGGCGCCTCGCTTACCGACTGGCTCATGGATTACACCGTCTCGTACTACCAGACCGGCGACGCATATTTCTTTGGCGGCTCGCCGTGGGCCGGCAAGGACCGCGAGATCTGGCGCGAGCAGTCACCCATTGCATCGGCCGACAAAGTCACCGCACCGACCCTGATCATGGGCGACGTCGGCGACCCCAACGTACCGCTGGTGAACAGCTACGAGTGGTACCACGCGCTGCGCGACAACGGCGTGCCGGTGGAGTTTTACGCCTATCCGGTCGATACGCATTTCCCCAAGGACATCGTGCGCACTACCGACGTTTATCGTCGCTGGGTCGGCTGGATGACGGCGCACCTCAACTGACCAATCAGCGGTCGATCACCACCGGCAAGGCGGCGATGCGCGCCGCCTGATCGTCCAGCAAACGCGACACGGCGGGATCGAGCGAACGCATGAAGCGCTCGACCGCCCGTGTGTAATCCGCAGGCAGGCCAAGCTGCTGGTTGATCTCGCCGTGCGACAGGTCTTCTTCCAGCACGCTGGCCTGGCTGCCGAATGACCTGGCCTTGCCGACGAAGGCGTGCGACTGCGCACAGGAGTTCAGCCGCTGACTGGAACACACGGCAAGGAACGGCACGATGCGACCCTGCAGTTGCTGGAACGGCGAAGCCGCCCGCCAGTCTGCGGGGTTGGCGCCGAACGCTTCGTCGAATAGTGGAAAGTGCGGCGCCTGCATGGTCTGCACCACATCCAGGCTGCCGCCATCCAGCGAGATCGCGCCCAGCCACGGCTGCGCGCCTTGAGCCTTCGCCAAAGCCGGCGCGGCGCTGAGCAGTGCCACCAGATGCGCCCCCGCCGAATGGCCCATCAGGATGAAGCGCTGCGCATCACCGCCCCACTGCGCGGCCTGACGCTGGGCCATGGCCAGCGCGCGA
Coding sequences within:
- a CDS encoding SUMF1/EgtB/PvdO family nonheme iron enzyme; this translates as MPNNATLNRQRFLGGALGVTVLAFALTYHFFPGFFHVNPAEAPRRSMTLGALVPASGLQPERVAAISELNAGPPLTLAPAEVIAARNSKKADLPKQLGVDPPAVKVLLDRATKALHAGALAGSENSAATLFEQALKQKPDSRRAVQGLFDVRARLVAEVDQDIAVGDVDAARELLDALRTLPNAEAEVAQLEANLQTLEKVRPMLARAAGLLRQGEADTPAGASALDLYHEVQQLDPQNAVAEQGILQVQRAVLDRALAAVAQSDFAGADRELAAAQLIRPGSQQMRDVHQRVDDMREQRANGVLTQAHTALDAGNVTLAIKLAEQARGIDPKLPALAALDEQIINARLYASHRPGQVFTDHYVDLPGKTPAMVVIPTGSFLMGASEGSGVESAQPQHTVTLASGFAMSRSAITVGQFREFVRASGYVPDSIKLGGASVYDERSGALRDDSSATWEDDYAGHKADDNLPVVNVSWRDASAYADWLHQRTGKIYRLPSEAEFEYALRANTTTRYWWGNGVPTQPVENLTGSADRSRSGRRWSHAFRGYRDGYWGPAPVMSFVANPFGLYDINGNVSEWVADCWHDSYLRAPTDGSAWINPGCSAHVLRGGSWGSSPEQVDSAYRQGANGDARSGRVGFRVVREL
- the rnd gene encoding ribonuclease D, encoding MSLPETPAADWIDTPEALQAWLATIPADAAVGLDTEFMRRNTFYPQLALLQLGWQGRYALIDPLAFDIGAALQPLLGAGPAVTIMHSASEDLETLSPLLPGGPHALFDTQIAAAFVGMGLGISYRALVAELAGDDLDKGETRSDWLQRPLTGSQYSYAALDVVYLKTIHEQLSERLQQRDRSAWHAEDCARLKQRASHRDGDPQPQRALRGAAEWSREQQALLRRLLLWRDRSARRLDVPRPWLLDDNLALELAHQPPGKLAELEQRSRGQRALRSAQRNELFELITPAVSAEEVAATARIPAHPQGEAKKALGDMKQLVDNRASELDLPPGLLCPRKVLEEYVVTAEWPEFLEGWRREVLHDALPGLLPG
- a CDS encoding S9 family peptidase; protein product: MKSIGLAALGCCCLLALPLPSHAASTTPSFQLSDLQKIVRLSEPQISPDGKRIAVVVSTPDFKTDKSKDEIDLVDVTSGKRRTLTWHREDLGSPRWSPDGSQLAFLAKDEKTKEDQLYVMPMDGGDAHCITEAKHGVDSFSWSPDGTQLAFVSTDEPANAKAIKAHDDAFQVTDNHFLARAALTSSHLWLIPSSGGTAKRLTEGSFSLSTDQQDGAPEPAWSRDGHSIAFTRFPGPYWGPSFHSVIDSVDVAGGAPHPLVTAQSVMDPRYAPTGKALAWLRPRGGDQNNGNAVYVSVDGHQRDVTEALARNIGNYAWLPNGKLLLAGGDGTHAVLWLQPLSGKASKLDLGEVEAGADVSIAKTGVLAFIGSTAKHPGELYVMNATSGKPRQLTQLNAFIDTLALGRTESIDWDGPDGFHEDGVLTYPVGYQSGQKYPLVLAIHGGPEAGSTVQFSPLPQLLAAAGFVVFQPNYRGSTNLGDAYQHAIYRDTGEGPGKDVMAGVAAVEKLGMVDSNRIGVSGWSYGGYMTTWLSGHYPSRWKAAVAGASLTDWLMDYTVSYYQTGDAYFFGGSPWAGKDREIWREQSPIASADKVTAPTLIMGDVGDPNVPLVNSYEWYHALRDNGVPVEFYAYPVDTHFPKDIVRTTDVYRRWVGWMTAHLN
- a CDS encoding alpha/beta hydrolase is translated as MVRLSRFAVSVLLLTLVVVCAESSASSLRDTLLARRQVAGNTGTPVLPAGTRVIRDVAYGNDPRQRFDVYAPAQAAHAPVIFMVHGGGWRRGDKAMDNVVANKVARWLPRGFIVISTNYRMRPDTAPLQQAEDVARALAMAQRQAAQWGGDAQRFILMGHSAGAHLVALLSAAPALAKAQGAQPWLGAISLDGGSLDVVQTMQAPHFPLFDEAFGANPADWRAASPFQQLQGRIVPFLAVCSSQRLNSCAQSHAFVGKARSFGSQASVLEEDLSHGEINQQLGLPADYTRAVERFMRSLDPAVSRLLDDQAARIAALPVVIDR